One segment of Fusarium oxysporum f. sp. lycopersici 4287 chromosome 15, whole genome shotgun sequence DNA contains the following:
- a CDS encoding hypothetical protein (At least one base has a quality score < 10), which yields MKAQTIISVCATLFGIVRAGPIDSCDVVPATPSVKVSSGTVIGSLVDDVEYFRGIPYAKPPIGPLRLRPPKPIKGFGTIQATGVGPSCPQFTVSESSPVFTHVAGLSNVMEAIAFAGALGNETEDCLTVSVMRPQNTKSHEKLPILLWMHGGGFQMGSAQPYNASVLIPKAVSQGKPFILVGVNYRLGGFGFLGGKEVLADGVANLGLLDQRLALEWVADNIAAFGGDPDAVTIWGESAGAMSVFSQMALYDGNNKYKGRPLFRGAIMNSGSLTPAAPVDGVKAQEIFDIVVREAGCGAVPAGFKSTTLHDTFVNMAWIWMLTNNFDVEWVEMDPLWKWIHIVEFVEWKPTSSNNDKEKLDCLRGLDYETFLNATTKVPSYLGYHGIALSYYPRPDGRIITASAEILARKKKYAAVPMIIGNQENEGTMFGIFSYNLTTKANTISYLNDIFFRSATRKQVSGLVDKYPRCSACDTLNATISDTYPEFRRLAAILGDYQFILMSRIFLDYAPESVPAWSYIASYAQDTPILGTWHTADLPRMFYKTDEASSGIQDRYIAFVNSLDPNDGLADAADDAFTRWPSWHDSRQLIDFRANSTGLLDGDFRSNSFNYIRKNLESFRV from the exons ATGAAGGCGCAAACTATCATCTCGGTATGCGCCACGCTCTTCGGCATCGTACGAGCTGGGCCAATTGACTCATGCGATGTCGTTCCGGCGACTCCTTCAGTCAAAGTTTCTTCCGGTACCGTCATCGGATCTTTGGTCGACGATGTTGAGTATTTTCGCGGCATACCCTATGCCAAACCACCGATTGGTCCTCTCCGGCTGAGGCCGCCAAAGCCCATTAAAGGTTTTGGCACGATTCAGGCCACCGGTGTTGGCCCTTCCTGTCCTCAATTCACAGTCTCAGAGTCTTCTCCAGTGTTCACCCACGTCGCAGGCTTATCAAACGTCATGGAAGCGATTGCTTTCGCTGGCGCATTAGGAAACGAAACCGAAGACTGCCTGACCGTCTCGGTCATGCGACCACAGAACACCAAGTCCCATGAGAAGCTCCCTATACTCTTGTGGATGCATGGCGGAGGCTTCCAGATGGGGAGTGCGCAGCCTTACAATGCCTCCGTGTTGATCCCCAAGGCAGTATCTCAGGGCAAGCCGTTCATCTTAGTGGGAGTCAACTACCGCCTTGGAGGCTTCGGCTTCCTAGGAGGGAAGGAGGTACTTGCCGATGGTGTGGCCAACCTGGGCCTGCTTGACCAGAGATTGGCCTTGGAATGGGTAGCGGACAATATTGCAGCCTTTGGCGGTGACCCAGACGCAGTCACGATTTGGGGCGAGAGCGCGGGCGCCATGAGTGTCTTCAGCCAGATGGCTCTTTACGACGGCAACAACAAGTACAAGGGTCGGCCGTTATTCAGGGGAGCTATCATGAACAGCGGCAGTCTGACCCCAGCGGCGCCAGTTGACGGCGTCAAGGCGCAGGAGATTTTTGATATAGTGGTCCGGGAAGCGGGTTGCGGTGCAGTCCCAGCAGGGTTCAAATCCACGACACTCCACGACACATTTGTGAATATGGCGTGGATATGGATGCTGACTAATAATTTCGATGTGGAATGGGTGGAAATGGATCCATTATGGAAATGGATCCATATTGTGGAATTCGTGGAATGGAAACCTACTTCGTCCAACAATG ACAAGGAGAAACTAGACTGTCTTCGTGGACTTGATTACGAAACGTTTCTTAATGCCACAACCAAGGTTCCTAGCTATCTGGGATATCACGGGATCGCACTCAGCTATTACCCTCGACCTGACGGTCGTATCATTACCGCCAGCGCAGAGATATTGGCCCGGAAGAAGAAATATGCAGCTGTACCAATGATTATTGGCAATCAGGAGAACGAG GGCACGATGTTTGGTATTTTCTCTTACAatctcaccaccaaagccaacaCGATCTCTTATCTGAACGACATCTTTTTCCGCAGCGCTACGAGGAAACAAGTCTCCGGCCTCGTTGACAAGTATCCCCGCTGCAGTGCCTGTGACACACTAAACGCCACGATCAGCGACACGTACCCAGAGTTTAGACGATTGGCCGCGATACTCGGAGACTATCAATTCATCCTCATGAGCCGAATCTTCCTGGACTATGCCCCTGAGTCTGTACCTGCGTGGTCGTATATCGCCTCTTATGCACAGGACACGCCTATTTTGGGAACGTGGCACACAGCGGACCTACCAAGGATGTTCTACAAGACGGATGAGGCCAGCAGCGGCATCCAGGATCGATATATCGCTTTTGTGAATTCTCTTGATCCCAATGATGGTTTAGCCGACGCTGCTGATGACGCCTTTACACGCTGGCCATCATGGCATGACAGCAGGCAGTTGATCGACTTCAGGGCCAATTCGACAGGACTGCTAGACGGCGATTTCCGAAGCAACAGTTTCAATTATATTCGCAAAAACCTGGAGTCTTTCCGTGTTTGA